One stretch of Clavelina lepadiformis chromosome 6, kaClaLepa1.1, whole genome shotgun sequence DNA includes these proteins:
- the LOC143463361 gene encoding uncharacterized protein LOC143463361, whose amino-acid sequence MAKFLEFGFQTNQMTTMYPITTIAYVFQAAKYLGFQMGTNQTRKNKSNLCTSYVEGGANMIDIEAYINALKIKWIKLLIDPNNMEKIYRAHYNSTIETKLRSFQIKLNLKAIVSNQALFRFGALDSELCVFCRNTVESILHIFIQCSFSRIFWENEGI is encoded by the exons ATGGCCAAATTTCTGGAATTTGGCTTTCAAACAAACCAAATGACAACCATGTACCCTATCACAACAATTGCCTACGTTTTTCAAGCAGCAA AATATCTGGGGTTCCAAATGGGAACGAATCAAACGCGAAAGAATAAATCAAACTTGTGCACTAGTTATGTTGAAGGCGGTGCAAACATGATTGATATCGAGGCATATATAAACgcgttaaaaataaaatggattAAGCTACTAATTGACCCTA ACAACATGGAAAAAATATACCGTGCCCATTACAACTCaacaattgaaacaaaattacgttcatttcaaattaaacttaaCCTTAAAGCTATTGTTTCCAACCAGGCGCTGTTCAGGTTTGGAGCATTAGACTCCGAGCTATGCGTTTTCTGTAGAAATACTGTTGAATCTATACTACATATATTTATTCAATGCTCATTTTCGAGAATTTTCTGGGAAAAT GAAGGAATTTAG